The Sorex araneus isolate mSorAra2 chromosome X, mSorAra2.pri, whole genome shotgun sequence DNA segment aacatagtattagaagtcctgTATACAgtaatcaggaaagaaaaaacaaatgaatacaaattggaaaagaacTCAAATGATCACTATTGCAGATGAAACAGAAGACTCTAAAgagtcaagagaaaaaaaaaacctcctagaaacaataaaccaatacagcaaagtagcCGGctacaaaaatacacaaaattgaTCACATTCTTATACACAAAGAACaaatcagaggagaaagcaataaaggagtctatcccatttaaaatagtatcaggaaatggaaaaatatccaatcatggattggaagaatcaatattattaaaatggctATTCTACCTAAgccattatatagattcaatgcaatccccatctaaattcagaaaaaatattgtCAGAATCTAGTAAAGTCAATACTAATGTTTGTATAGAATCAGAAGAGATCACAAATAGCCAAATccatacagaaaaaataaattaaaaggtattttattacttaatttgGAACTGAATTATTAACCTGTAGTGATTAAAACTGCGTGCTACTGGAAGAGAGACCCTCTGATCAATGTGTTAAAATCAAATATCCTATGACAAAACCCCATATATATGGGCAGTTCATTTTTTGggcttcttgggccacacctagtgatgctctggggttactcctgggtctccactcagaaatcactcctggtactcagggaaccataaagcatgctaaggatcaaaactgggtcagttgcatgcaaggcaaatgtcttacctgctgtacttggctccagccccattccatttttgttttttttcttttttggggtcacacccggcaatgcacaggggttactcctggctctgcactcaggaattactcctggcagtgctcgggggaccagatgggatgctgggaatcgaacccaggtcagccacgtgcaagacaaacgccctacccgctgtgctatcgctccagctcccccattTCATTTTTGAGAAGGGAATAAACAacataaaatggagtaaagatagccttttcaacaaatggtgctgggaaaactggataacatgtaagaaattaaagctggatccatatttTACAcctcaaacaaaaatcaattcaaagtggatcaaagaccttgagatctgaccagaaactatgaagtacactgaggaaaatataggcaaaacacttcaagatttggacATCAGCGGTATCTGCAACTATCTGATAACACTGGCAAAgacaatacaataaaaaataaatgggactacatgaaattaaagagctactgcactgcaaaagaaacatggctaaaactaaaagacagctaactgaatggcaaaaatatttgcattcaacacatcagataaaaatTTGCTATTCGGGATATATAAATTAGTCACAAAGATTAACAATAAAAATTCAGACTTCACAgcttaaaatcttagaaaatgaccagaaaaaggaacccaaaccaggcaagaggaaagaaataataaaatttagagcagaaattaaagagcTGAATTCCCCAAAAAATAATCCATAAGAccactggttctttgaaaaattaaacaagattaataaaccactagcaagactcaaagagagaatcctaataaaccgaatcagaaatgaaaagggggacaccacaagaaaccaaataaattcaaaagatcatcagatgcgtgccgaatgtagactagagactgaacacaatggccactcaacacctttattgcaaaccacaacacctaatcagagagagagaacaaaagggaataccctgccatagtggcagtgtggggtgggggaagacgggactggggagggtgggagggatgctgggtttactggtggtagagaatgggcactggtgaagggatgggttctcgaactttgtatgggggaaacatgagcacaaaaatgtataaatctgtaactgtaccctcacggtgattcactaattaaaaataaaaaaaattttaaagaaagatcatcagagattactttgaaagtctgtatgccatgaaacaagagaacctagaaaaaaaggataaattcctgaattcctataacaacaaaaaatttttaaaaatagaggaaatgaataaacacttctcagaggaagacaggcacatgataaaatgctcggCATCACTGATCGTAAGAGAAACCCAAAGATCTCGGCACTCATATTGTACCCTAAAtatgcaggagtgatccctgagtgcagagccaggagtaagacttaagCACCGCGTAGGTGTGGGTCCCCCCACAAACACCATCATAaataccccaaataaataaaatgaaaaaccaaagttTTAATTAAGGTATGTTCTAAGGAAATCAAGGAGCTAGACATCCTAGAAGTCCATTTGATAGCACTGTCCCTTCCACCTGCAAACAGCCTACATCCTCTTCATGGCAAttcaaaatacaaacataaatgaAATGTAGAAAGTAACAGACAGTATAGCATTTGCCattcatgtgtgaagccctgggttctatACCTGGCACGACATAACTATAGGCATAAGCAAGTCTGGACACCAATTTTTTTGCTGAAAGATGACTTAAAATACTGTTACAAACTATTCATGAATTTCAGTGTACTATAAGGTAAACTTGCAAGTAATAGCCaaattttcctttcatatttccTTATAGCAAAAACCCACTTTACGCTTTACACATGGGCTGGAGTGTAGTAGAGTGGgtttggcatttgtcttgcacaagttgaatccccagtatcccacagggtcccctgagcccagccaagagTTAGTTATCCCTCCaggcagagccaaaagtaagtcatgaagcactgccagatgtggcccaaaacacaagaaGTTTTTATAGGGGACTAAAGTctcagtacagtgggtagggagtttcccTGACACAAAgcagacccaggttgaatccctgagcacaaccaggttgTTTCCTTCCCAATAAAAAAGGGTTTTATAGCATCTGatttcattgtattttgtttgtttgtgggtcatacccagcagagctctgTGGAAaacatgatgctggggatcaaattcagtccCTTCTGCATAGGATACTTACATAGTTGCTTCTGAAACTATCTCCTTAGccctacattttgttttattttaagcactgATGGGgtcagcatgtagggtgcttgccttgcatgcggccgatccaagttcaatctaaggcaccccatatggtccccagagcttcaccaggaatgacacctgagcatagagtcaagagcaaatcctgagcactgctgggtgtggccccaaacaaaaacaggtttaattaagccctgagatttacaataatgttaatgacaaggtttcatgcatacaacgtTCAAACACCACATCCTTCACCAGAGTGTGCATTTCCTTGCACCACTGTATCAGTGTGCAACACCCATCCACTCCCACAGCCTTGCATTTTGACATTGACTTTACATAAATGATCAAGTTTGGTTTCATTTACAAGACACAAACCTGCAATGAGAGTCTCAAATTACTTTATTGTTTTCAATCACATCGTATATTTAATCGGTACATAGTGCTTTTACTTGGCATAAATTATGACTTGATGTTGACTCATTACGCCACTTGAGATGATTACTGATCTCTCCATTCCTTTGGGGTGACTCTGCCAACTGGAGACAGGTTCCATTCTACTCCAATTTGTGTTGCTGTCTGTAAGAATTAAATGCCATCAGTTATGTTTGTTAAAACCAGTATCTACTTTCTCTTGGAGCCTGTTTCTAAAAAAAAGACCAAGGTTTGCTAAAGTATAGGATAAAATCACTTTGAAATTCATCTGGGATGGTGTCCTCCAGGTAGGGCAATCTGAATTTTGTAGAGCAACAGTGTAAAACAGGCATTTCTGagataatttttctgttttggggtccaTACCTGTGATACTctaggctattcctggctctgcactcaggaataacaactgatgatgctcaggggacaaaatgggatgccagagatgaaacttCGGTCAGCCGAAGTGGAGGCAAGTACcctgcactgtactatctctccggcccagagatagtacacagttaaagcacttgtcttacatactgcagaccctggtttgattcctggcaccacatatggctccctgagcactactaggagtgatccatcaGCCGAGCCAGTGTAAGCCcttagccctgccagaagtggactcaaaaggaaaaaaagagaatatccAGGAAATGTGACAACTTTCCACATAAAATGGGATCAGAATTTCTATGCAGCATTAAACAGAGGTAAAATATCAAGAGAACAAATATCTTCAATATTAACCAGGCAGTTTCCAACTTTGTTTTAGCCTTCAGAACTTCCTCTTTGTGCCAGTCTTCaggcaataaaataaacaattaaaaagataGATGAAGAGAACAGTTTAACCCAACATATTATTAAGCTAAACAATACAGAAAGAGCTGGCTTGTAATCCAACATGCAACTTACTATTGAAAATATTAAGGACAGATGACAAAAGAATGCTGAATCCTAAAGAAGAGATCACTACACTGATAAGGTGATTACATTTGAAAATCTCTAAATTCCATCGACTAAGTAAAAAACATTTTGAGTACATGGTCAAAGAgggaatgaaaacagaaaatttcaATCAACAGTACTTACATAAGTCCATGCAGCAATACAAAAAGCAGCTCCACTAGCTAACACAGCATTACCATACTTATCATGGAAATCAGGTGCTCGTTTCTGGTGACTCTGCCTTGCCACTGCCTGCTGAATACTTTGAACTAaggacaaaacaacaacaacaacaaagttattATCGGGAAAGCAGAACATATGTAAATGATACTGCCAGGGACATCAAGGAAGTTAACGTTACAGTATTACGCAGTTCAGTAAAATGTCAAAACATATTGCAGCTAAAAGCCAAGTAGTGAGTTGAGAGATAGTAAATGGACCAAGGTGCTTGCCtaacatacagctgacctgggttcaacccctggtactgcatatggtcctctgagtaccaacaggtatgatcaaagagccaggagtaagccctgaacaccaccaggtatggtccctctaaaaactctctttccctctctctctatatatatgtaaatatatgtgtatatatatatgcataaagcatgaacctgagaaatagtatagcatatAATAGCATATAGGGCATTAGCactgcacatggctaacccaggttcaatccccggcaccacatatggtcccctgagccctgccaggagtgatccctgaggactgccagatgtgacccaaaattttttaaaaagggaaagtaCCATATTTAGCAATGTGGATGAACTGATAGACGGACAGACATGACTAAAACAAATATAGCACAGTGATGTAAATAACACTCTTTACATATTAGcatttctggactggagagacacaTATTAAAGTTGTGGACTAAGTgtcagatgtggcacaaaaccaaactGATATTTGTATAATTTCTAGAATTTAGCTCCTATTATTTTGAAAACTtgcaacttaaattttatttaaaggttaCTCAATgagggatttgggatggaaacatctcgaaTTTGGTGACagaaaggtgcaatggtggtgggattggtgttggaatattaaatgtaatcaaatattgtgaactaacttataaaataaaataaaataaatttaaaagcaaacaaaggttcctcaatgaggggctggagtgctagtacagtgggtaagatgcttgcctcgcaAGTAGCCGACCTGGTTTGACCTTTGgcagaccaggtttgatccttggcaccccatatcgtCTCctggagcactgcaaggagtaattcctgagtgctgagccaggaataagtcctgtacACCACCgtgcatggccccaaaaccaaactaaatgaTGGTCATTCAAAGATCACTCAAGGAGATGATCATATGCTTTACATTCATGAtgctgatttgatccccagtgcaacatggtcccctgagcacaagagcACTCTActccctaagcagagtcaggagtagcccaaccaagtgtggcccaacaacccccTACCAATTTACCAATAAATATAGCACCCTGTACCCCAAAAATGTCCAGTTTAGAGAACATAAGCCACACAAACACAAATTACTAAATACAATGTTAGCCAAGCAATTTGAATAGAAATTCTTTGATTATGTAGATGTTGGGAAGAGGAATTTGAAAAAGggacaggacaaaaaaaaaactagtatacTGGAAAACCAATAAATTACACGGACTTGATACATAAAAAccaatcatatatatgtacattctcATGCCCGAATGATGAGGTGTATGAAGGCTAAACTGGAAATGATCTGAACCTAGCAAAGACTACattaaaactttgttttacttttttttttttggcgatgcacaggggttactcctggctcatgcactcaggaattactcctggtggtgctcaggggaccatatgggatgctgggattcaaacccgggtcagctgcatgcaaggcaaacgccctacccactgtgccatcgctccagccccttgttttactttttaaaaatccttttcttttactcatttttgtCCTAGcaagaataaagtaaaacaatTGCTTTCAAATTGTATCAGGAGGATAAGGAGGGTTTGGGAAGGAGTCAAGAATTGAATTGAATGGAATTGAATACAATGGGGCATCCGGATAATAAGCTCATattacagggagcttgccttgcaaaggGCTGACCGGGGCTTCatgtccagcatcccacatggtcacccaagcactaccaaaagtcattcctgagttcagagtcagttttaagccctgagcatcatggcatatagcccccaaaccaaaacaaaaacaaacaaacaaaacgagtAGATAGCTTTTGATCTGTTTTCCCTTCCTCTCAAAATTAAGCAGCAAGTCCTTATAGACTTGTAcctaaactggtgaagggatgggtgttgcaacattatGTAAATGAAACCGaatcatgaacaatcttgtaacgtttttctcattgtgattcaatacaaaaaataacaaagtgtACTTAAGTACATAAGGAAAACATAGTTccacttttaaaagttaaaaaaaataatgctttaagTATAAGACACAACCCACTCAAGgggaaagaaattattattaccAAACAATTCTGCAACACCTTCGTGACCAAGTGAATTTTTAAACTTCTAGGATAATAAACGATTTAACATCTATTGGCAATCCTATGTATTATCTACTAATCTCCTATtgtagaaaaaaagacaaatgatatTTAGAGAGGTTAAAACATcagcttggggccggagcgatagcacagcgggtagggcgtttgccttgcacgtggccgagcggggttcgatccccggcatcccatatggtcccccaagcaccgccaggagtaattcctgagtgcaaagccaggagtaacccctgagcatcactgggtgtgacccaaaaaacaaaaaaaaaatcagcttaaaGTGAAAAGCTATGTAGCTCTTGGGAAGAAGAAAAACCAGTTTGATTATTTTTGTGTTATCCAAGGTGCTTGAATGTTCAGTGACTttgtaaagggaaaaataaaaaaaccactaAGAAGTTGGATGGCAACTCCTTAAGGTCACTTTCACTTTAAAACAGCTCACTACTCAAGGTCACCTTCAGCACCAACAAAAGATGAAATTGAATTCTTGATCTCCAATCAAATGCATCCCCAATAACGATGTCTCATCACAATTTCCTGTACCTGCGTAACTTTTAGATCAATAAGGAATGACCACAATCAGGGCCGAGGATAGCTCAGGTTGAGAGCATGCTGGAGACCCGGGCTTCCTCCATTCATGACACTGCATGGTttatgcgcgcgcgcgcgcgcacgcgcgcacgcacacacacacacacacgcacatgcacacacacacacacacacgcacatgcacacacacacacactctctgacCACATGCATGGTTTatgcacgcgcgcacgcacacacacacacacactctgaccaCACTGCATGGTTTATacccgcgcgcgcacacacactgaCCACAATGCTACCAGTACAGCTAATATTCCACTAATAATGCAAAAGCTACAGGTCCACCAATAAATTGTCTTCTTGAAAGAGCTAGATGTACACCTTCTTTCTGGTACACTTAGGGGAACTGAGCATACGCTTCTGTTTGCAGTGAAATAGCCCCCTAGAACTGAAACTTAAAGTCAGGTGCCCCTGAGTGTGTCCTCCCGGGAATCCTGTTACTGAATAAAAACCCAAGGCTGGCAACTAAGTCCGGCAGCAGAGCAGGAAAGCAAACAGGGACACTGGGTGACTCGGAAGCCCAGGACCCCTCCCCGATCACTTGCAGCGAGAAGGGCTTCAAAGCATTCCCGGCTCCAAGGTCAGGCTGCTCGCGGCGGGAAAGGGCGACTAAAAGGACAAGGGGGGGAACGATAGGAAACTATTCGCTCAGCTTCTGCTCACCTCGGAGACGACTCAGAGCGTTTCTGCCCAGAGGAAACATCGTGACGCTGAAGACAGAGGCAAGGCAACAGGAACAGGGGCTGCAAGCGCCTACCCGGTACCCTTGCAGGGAACCCTGAAAAACAAAATGGCTGCCTGAAGGGCTCCTTAATGAGATTGACAAAACCTCGCGAGATCTGAAACCCGCTAGGAAAAGGATACAAGCCTCACTAGGAGTCTAAAGGCACACTGGGAAATGTAGTTTCGTGCTTTATAAGCGTCGAGAACCGTGGTACTGAAGAGCAAGGGATGGCTTCCCCGCCCTCCACGCCTTTGAAGCTAATTTTCGGTACCTATAGCGGGCAGCCAAGCTTTTAGGTTGAGATGTCAAAGGGGATCGATTCAGATGGCCACAGCTAGAGCACtgcaggcagagcacttgtctcGCACGTGGATGACCTGGTTATGATCTCCCACAGCCCGCATGGCTTTCCCCTACAGCCCCACCCGGCGTGATCCCTCAGCCCAGAGCCCGCAGAAAtctctgagtatcgccaggtgtggcccagacacaaaACAGTAAACAAAATAAGCATCAGCGGCAaagaattttatgtaaaaatccTAAATAATATGATTCGGCCCCTCGCCAGAGCTactgtacaatgggtagggcacatggCTTGCACATTGGCCTACCTGGGCTTGTTCCCTGAGCGCTGtcaggagtttgatccctgagcaccaagtcagaagtaaaccctgagcactgccgggtgtggcgcAAACAAAAccacatatatatctttttttttctttttgggtcacacccggcaatgcacaggggttactcctggttctacactcaggaattactcctggcggtgttaagggaccatatgggatgctgggattcgaacccggggtcagccgcgtgcaaggcaaacgccctatccgctgtgctatcgctccagcccccaacatatATATCTTTCTAAAGTATGATTGTGCCACTACATAACATCAGTTCCTTCCATTCCCCTCAAAATTCCCTCACTTTTTATAAGCCTTACATTATGACAtactaactttttaaattttttttaaattttatcgaatcaccgggagatagttacaagctttcatgtttaggttacaatctcacaatgatcaagcacccatccctccaccagtgcacattccccaccaccaatatccccagtataccccccctttcccaccctccccttgtctccatggcagacaatattccccatactctctctactttggggcattatgacttgcaacacagacactgagaagtcatcatgtttggtccattatctactttcggcatgcatctcccatcccaactgtttcctcgagccatcatttccttagtgattccttctctattccatctgccttctcccctccactcatgaaacagtcttccagctatggagcaatccccctggcccttgtacaTTACATACTAATTTAACTTTTACTTTTGAAATAACTTCAGATTTGGAGAAAATTTACAATAATATAAGAAACTCCATAACACATGCATAAACTAGTGAAGTAAATCTAATAAATTATTGACTGTAATATCTTAATAGGTGCACAGTACAATTCTTTCACGTTTCCTGTATGTTTGAATATATCCATAACGTTGGTGTGGGGGGTAAGAACTCAAAATCAGAAATTTTAATATTGATATGACACAACTCATATTAGAATTTCACTAGTTTTCCAATGTCTTTAATCATAGTTCCATCTAGTTCCCTGTACTGGATTTGCAACTTTTGCTTTTTTATCACTACAAGTAAGCCTTCGTCTCTCAGTTTCGCAATTTCACACTCAAGTGAAGAATCCTTAAATGAATTGTAGAAAATCatgattggggggctggagcgataacacagctggcagggcgtttgccttgtatgctgcatacccgggttcgattcccagcatcccatatggtcccctgagcaccgccaggcataatttctgagtgcagagccaggaataacccctgtgcaccgctgggtgtgaccccccaaaaaatcatgaTTGGGcctttttaaatgacaaaattgtTGATGGAGCGTCTGATACCATAAGTTTgtgttctatattttttaaatagaacagGCAAGTTATTTTGTAACATTCCCTCAAGTTGTGTGTGATTGATGTTTTTTCATAATtagattacttttttaaattttatttttattaaaacactgattCACATCAAAAACAGTAGGAACAGTCTATTGGCAGGGGTTTGGTGCAAAGGAAATTCATCCACTGCTGATTCAACCCCTgtggaaacagtatggagagttctcagtaaacttaaaattgagctgccatatgatgCAGCAGTTCCACTTTGAAATATATACCCCAGAAcaataaaaacactaattcaaaaggaCATGCATACACCATTATTCGTTGCGgcatttagtacaatagctaagatatggaatcaatgtAGGTatccaataacagatgaatggatcctaaatatgtagtatatatacataatggaatattatgcctCTCGAGGaatgataaaattatgcaatttggtGCAACCTGTATGGAATAGGAAgaaatcatgttgagtgaagtaagccagaataaGGACAAACAGGATAATCTCATTCACCTGTGGTATGTAAAATAACTGGACAAAGGAATGCAAAGTAGTAAAGTGGGGATGCTTAGACCACCCTTAGTCCCAGAGTAATAGgaaggcagacagaggaggaaagaaattcatggtgggggaggaagaagttGTGAAAAGGAAGTAACTGAGGGGGagtagggctcaggggcctcAGGTATATTGATAATGTAGTTGAATGTTATAGCTATATAGCCAAATGACAGACGTGACAACACacaaaacatgagatccaaactgcaaccactaaactttaaaatatgcttttcgAAGTGACAGGCTGAGGGGATGGGAATAAACGTGCCAACACTAGTGGAAATTAGCACTGATGGCAGGATTATtgctagaacattgtatatctaaaaccagtaattttataaatcacatttctttaaataaaaatttaaattaaaatataaatgagcaacatgatttacaaaattatttataatgcaATTTCTGAGGTGTAAAATGCTAAAACATGAATCAATAACAATGTGATCTTCacctaccaatgtcctcagtttccctcccaccccccagcctgctccctctGCAGgcacataataaatttacttcatattacttgctccataACCAGATTAAATTTTTCCACTGCTGGAAATACTAGTAACGGATGTGTCTTTGAAGGGCATTTTATTAAAGATGCATATATGTTAATACATACTGTTACTGATGATGCCAATATTAATCATTAGTCATAATGTGAATATCCTGTTTATCAAATTTTTTACCCaatattttttgtgtgctttGATAATGCTCTCCTAAATCAATTATTAGTATGTAAAAATCTATATATTCCTTCTATATTTAATAGTGAATATTGCAGAGGAAACTTTGTTCATTATCAGTATGTATTCATTGATTCATAGGTTATGTCTTTTCTGTTTGGTTGCctggttgttttgggggcacacccagcaataatttggggttactgctggctctgcactcaggaatttttcctggtggtgtttggaggaccataggcaaaggtggggattgaactcagatctgctgtgggcaaggccaacaccctacaaGGTTATACCCTATAAGGTTATATCTTATTACCATCATGATGTATTTTAATGATCAGGTGTGATTTTAATGTCCCAGATCAGTAGGTTCCCCTTAAGCTACCTTAtatgatttgttttatatttccatCTTTTTTTGAGTACACCTTTATTTTCTGACACAAAAGTGTTCAAGGCTCATCTTGTACTTTGTCTAGTGTAGCACTGGAAATCAGCCAGTTATACACAAAACAGTAATTTCTTATCGGATgacaatttgttttgtgtttttgtttctgttttaatttttgtggggTGACAATTTGAAATTAATCTAGATTTGGCACTAGCTATGCCAATTGATATTGTAGTGTGAATATAACCCCAAGAACTCTTTCAACAACTAGAGCTAACAACATATGTTATAATTGATAAATGTATACTTACATCCCCAATTCCAATTCCAATGGATACTccaaaaattttctatttcctctcaCTTCATAGTTggtgttttttttgagggggggttgcacagctggtgacgctcaggggatactcctgcatctgcactcaggaatcacttctgctggtgctcagcgggccataagggatgctggggattgaacctcgattggccacatgcaaagcaagtgccttacctgcagtactatctctcagacccctcaCTTCAGAGTTGTATCATGCTAATTCTACATTGATAATTCTAGCTGTTAACATCAATATTTTAACATGTTACATTACATGCACTATATGACTATGGAAAATATAATAGAGTTCACGAGTTGCATGCTCTCTCTCAAGGATGGAGAGGTTGTACAGGGGtgcaggtgcctgccttgcacatggacaatccCATTTTCATCTCTCACACCACATATTCATATTGTCCCATGGACAccttcagaagtgattcctggaaAAAGTCCCAAGCAGCAcctggtgtggccagaaaaacaaataaaaagctgcATGTAGTTACTTCCCCCC contains these protein-coding regions:
- the LOC101551046 gene encoding cytochrome c oxidase subunit 7B, mitochondrial, with the translated sequence MFPLGRNALSRLRVQSIQQAVARQSHQKRAPDFHDKYGNAVLASGAAFCIAAWTYTATQIGVEWNLSPVGRVTPKEWRDQ